Genomic window (Thermincola ferriacetica):
CCGATACTCCCGGATTTAGCAGCCTGAATTTACCGGAGATGGAAACAGAAAGTCTGGCTACCTGTTTTCCGGAGTTTGCCTCTTATGAAGGAGCCTGTAAATTTAACGGTTGTCTGCATTTGGCTGAACCCCAGTGTGCTGTTAAGAATGCTGTGGCTCAGGGGTTAATTGATAAAAGCCGCTACCGAAGTTACGAGGCTTTTATGAAGGAACTTGAGGGCCGCAAGAGGAGGTACTAGTATGGTTAAAATAGCGCCGTCTATTTTGTCAGCCGATTTCGCCCGGCTGGGCGAACAAGTGGCTGTAGTTGAAAAAGCCGGCGTAGAATACTTGCATATAGATGTAATGGATGGCCATTTTGTGCCCAACATTACCATCGGTCCCTTGGTTGTAAAGGCGCTAAGGCCTCATAGCAAGCTGGTCTTTGATGTCCACCTGATGATTTCTGAACCCGATAGGTATGTTGAGGAATTTGCCCGGGCAGGAGCTGACATTATCGGCATCCATGCGGAAACATGCCTGCACCTGCACAGAAGCATTCAGAATATCAAAGCCTTGGGGAAAAAAGTTTGTGTAAGTTTAAATCCCGCTACGCCTTTGACAGCTATAGAATATGTTCTGCCCGATTTGGATATGGTCCTCTTGATGACGGTTAATCCTGGTTTTGGCGGGCAAAAATTCATTCCGGCGGTATTACCGAAAATAAGGGCTCTGCGTGAGATGATTAA
Coding sequences:
- the rpe gene encoding ribulose-phosphate 3-epimerase; the encoded protein is MVKIAPSILSADFARLGEQVAVVEKAGVEYLHIDVMDGHFVPNITIGPLVVKALRPHSKLVFDVHLMISEPDRYVEEFARAGADIIGIHAETCLHLHRSIQNIKALGKKVCVSLNPATPLTAIEYVLPDLDMVLLMTVNPGFGGQKFIPAVLPKIRALREMINVLGKNIDIEIDGGINAETARQVVEVGANVLVAGSAIFGAEDIPAAVAGIRNAVRGVKFN